The proteins below are encoded in one region of Macaca nemestrina isolate mMacNem1 chromosome 10, mMacNem.hap1, whole genome shotgun sequence:
- the LOC105484186 gene encoding non-homologous end joining factor IFFO1 isoform X6, which translates to MNPLFGPNLFLLQQEQQGLAGPLGDSLGGDHFAGGGDLPPAPLSPAGPAAYSPPGPGPAPPAAMALRNDLGSNINVLKTLNLRFRCFLAKVHELERRNRLLEKQLQQALEEGKQGRRGLGRRDQAVQTGFVSPIRPLGLPLGARPAAVCSPSARVLGSPARSPAGPLAPSAASLSSSSTSTSTAYSSSARFMPGTIWSFSHARRLGPGLEPTLVQGPGLSWVHPDGVGVQIDTITPEIRALYNVLAKVKRERDEYKRRWEEEYTVRIQLQDRVNELQEEAQEADACQEELALKVEQLKAELVVFKGLMSNNLSELDTKIQEKAMKVDMDICRRIDITAKLCDVAQQRNCEDMIQMFQVPSMGGRKRERKAAVEEDTSLSESEGPRQPDGDEEESTALSINEEMQRMLNQLREYDFEDDCDSLTWEETEETLLLWEDFSGYAMAAAEAQGEQEDSLEKVIKDTESLFKTREKEYQETIDQIEPSHCSWPVSLLARGTEAL; encoded by the exons ATGAATCCGTTATTCGGCCCCAACCTCTTCCTCCTACAGCAGGAGCAGCAGGGCCTGGCCGGGCCGCTGGGGGACTCACTGGGAGGCGACCACTTCGCCGGGGGAGGAGACTTACCCCCGGCGCCTCTCTCGCCGGCCGGCCCTGCTGCCTACTCGCCCCCCGGGCCGGGCCCGGCCCCGCCTGCCGCCATGGCCCTCCGCAATGACCTGGGCTCCAACATCAACGTGCTCAAGACCCTGAACCTCCGGTTCCGCTGCTTCCTGGCCAAGGTGCATGAGCTGGAGCGCCGGAACCGGCTGTTGGAGAAGCAGCTGCAGCAAGCGCTGGAGGAGGGTAAGCAGGGCCGGCGGGGCCTGGGTCGTCGCGACCAGGCCGTGCAGACCGGCTTCGTCAGCCCCATCCGGCCCCTGGGGCTGCCGCTGGGCGCCCGGCCGGCCGCTGTCTGCAGCCCGTCGGCGCGGGTGCTGGGCTCGCCCGCGCGCTCTCCGGCCGGCCCCCTCGCGCCCTCCGCGGCCAGCCTCTCGTcgtcttccacctccacctccaccgcCTACTCCTCGTCTGCCCGCTTCATGCCCGGCACCATCTGGTCGTTCTCGCACGCCCGCCGGCTCGGGCCGGGACTGGAGCCCACTCTGGTGCAAGGGCCTGGCTTGTCGTGGGTGCACCCGGATGGGGTGGGCGTCCAAATCGACACCATCACGCCTGAGATCCGCGCGCTCTACAACGTGCTGGCCAAAGTGAAGCGGGAGCGGGACGAGTACAAGCGGAG GTGGGAAGAGGAGTACACGGTGCGGATCCAGCTGCAAGACCGTGTAAATGAGCTCCAGGAG gaagcccaggaggctgatgcctgCCAGGAGGAGCTGGCACTGAAGGTGGAACAGTTGAAGGCTGAGCTGGTGGTCTTCAAGGGGCTCATGAGTAAC AACCTGTCGGAGCTGGACACCAAGATCCAGGAGAAAGCCATGAAGGTGGATATGGACATCTGCCGCCGCATCGACATCACTGCCAAGCTCTGCGATGTGGCTCAGCAGCGCAACTGCGAGGACATGATCCAGATGTTCCAG GTCCCATCCATGGGGGGGCGGAAGCGGGAGCGCAAGGCTGCCGTCGAGGAGGACACCTCCCTGTCGGAGAGTGAGGGGCCCCGCCAGCCCGATGGGGATGAGGAGGAGAGCACAGCCCTCAGCATCAACGAGGAGATGCAGCGCATGCTCAACCAGCT GAGGGAGTATGATTTTGAGGACGACTGTGACAGCCTGACTTGGGAGGAGACTGAGGAGACCCTGCTGCTTTGGGAGGATTTCTCAGGCTATGCCATGGCAGCTGCAGAGGCCCAGGGAGAG CAGGAAGATAGCCTGGAGAAGGTGATTAAAGATACGGAGTCCCTGTTCAAAACCCGGGAGAAGGAGTATCAGGAGACCATTGACCAGATAGAG
- the LOC105484186 gene encoding non-homologous end joining factor IFFO1 isoform X5 has translation MNPLFGPNLFLLQQEQQGLAGPLGDSLGGDHFAGGGDLPPAPLSPAGPAAYSPPGPGPAPPAAMALRNDLGSNINVLKTLNLRFRCFLAKVHELERRNRLLEKQLQQALEEGKQGRRGLGRRDQAVQTGFVSPIRPLGLPLGARPAAVCSPSARVLGSPARSPAGPLAPSAASLSSSSTSTSTAYSSSARFMPGTIWSFSHARRLGPGLEPTLVQGPGLSWVHPDGVGVQIDTITPEIRALYNVLAKVKRERDEYKRRWEEEYTVRIQLQDRVNELQEEAQEADACQEELALKVEQLKAELVVFKGLMSNNLSELDTKIQEKAMKVDMDICRRIDITAKLCDVAQQRNCEDMIQMFQVPSMGGRKRERKAAVEEDTSLSESEGPRQPDGDEEESTALSINEEMQRMLNQLREYDFEDDCDSLTWEETEETLLLWEDFSGYAMAAAEAQGEQQEDSLEKVIKDTESLFKTREKEYQETIDQIEPSHCSWPVSLLARGTEAL, from the exons ATGAATCCGTTATTCGGCCCCAACCTCTTCCTCCTACAGCAGGAGCAGCAGGGCCTGGCCGGGCCGCTGGGGGACTCACTGGGAGGCGACCACTTCGCCGGGGGAGGAGACTTACCCCCGGCGCCTCTCTCGCCGGCCGGCCCTGCTGCCTACTCGCCCCCCGGGCCGGGCCCGGCCCCGCCTGCCGCCATGGCCCTCCGCAATGACCTGGGCTCCAACATCAACGTGCTCAAGACCCTGAACCTCCGGTTCCGCTGCTTCCTGGCCAAGGTGCATGAGCTGGAGCGCCGGAACCGGCTGTTGGAGAAGCAGCTGCAGCAAGCGCTGGAGGAGGGTAAGCAGGGCCGGCGGGGCCTGGGTCGTCGCGACCAGGCCGTGCAGACCGGCTTCGTCAGCCCCATCCGGCCCCTGGGGCTGCCGCTGGGCGCCCGGCCGGCCGCTGTCTGCAGCCCGTCGGCGCGGGTGCTGGGCTCGCCCGCGCGCTCTCCGGCCGGCCCCCTCGCGCCCTCCGCGGCCAGCCTCTCGTcgtcttccacctccacctccaccgcCTACTCCTCGTCTGCCCGCTTCATGCCCGGCACCATCTGGTCGTTCTCGCACGCCCGCCGGCTCGGGCCGGGACTGGAGCCCACTCTGGTGCAAGGGCCTGGCTTGTCGTGGGTGCACCCGGATGGGGTGGGCGTCCAAATCGACACCATCACGCCTGAGATCCGCGCGCTCTACAACGTGCTGGCCAAAGTGAAGCGGGAGCGGGACGAGTACAAGCGGAG GTGGGAAGAGGAGTACACGGTGCGGATCCAGCTGCAAGACCGTGTAAATGAGCTCCAGGAG gaagcccaggaggctgatgcctgCCAGGAGGAGCTGGCACTGAAGGTGGAACAGTTGAAGGCTGAGCTGGTGGTCTTCAAGGGGCTCATGAGTAAC AACCTGTCGGAGCTGGACACCAAGATCCAGGAGAAAGCCATGAAGGTGGATATGGACATCTGCCGCCGCATCGACATCACTGCCAAGCTCTGCGATGTGGCTCAGCAGCGCAACTGCGAGGACATGATCCAGATGTTCCAG GTCCCATCCATGGGGGGGCGGAAGCGGGAGCGCAAGGCTGCCGTCGAGGAGGACACCTCCCTGTCGGAGAGTGAGGGGCCCCGCCAGCCCGATGGGGATGAGGAGGAGAGCACAGCCCTCAGCATCAACGAGGAGATGCAGCGCATGCTCAACCAGCT GAGGGAGTATGATTTTGAGGACGACTGTGACAGCCTGACTTGGGAGGAGACTGAGGAGACCCTGCTGCTTTGGGAGGATTTCTCAGGCTATGCCATGGCAGCTGCAGAGGCCCAGGGAGAG CAGCAGGAAGATAGCCTGGAGAAGGTGATTAAAGATACGGAGTCCCTGTTCAAAACCCGGGAGAAGGAGTATCAGGAGACCATTGACCAGATAGAG
- the LOC105484186 gene encoding non-homologous end joining factor IFFO1 isoform X4 — protein sequence MNPLFGPNLFLLQQEQQGLAGPLGDSLGGDHFAGGGDLPPAPLSPAGPAAYSPPGPGPAPPAAMALRNDLGSNINVLKTLNLRFRCFLAKVHELERRNRLLEKQLQQALEEGKQGRRGLGRRDQAVQTGFVSPIRPLGLPLGARPAAVCSPSARVLGSPARSPAGPLAPSAASLSSSSTSTSTAYSSSARFMPGTIWSFSHARRLGPGLEPTLVQGPGLSWVHPDGVGVQIDTITPEIRALYNVLAKVKRERDEYKRRWEEEYTVRIQLQDRVNELQEEAQEADACQEELALKVEQLKAELVVFKGLMSNNLSELDTKIQEKAMKVDMDICRRIDITAKLCDVAQQRNCEDMIQMFQVPSMGGRKRERKAAVEEDTSLSESEGPRQPDGDEEESTALSINEEMQRMLNQLREYDFEDDCDSLTWEETEETLLLWEDFSGYAMAAAEAQGEQEDSLEKVIKDTESLFKTREKEYQETIDQIEIKVHLGYLKPWKVKPVDKEGVTLFLLLSHWMCLRKKSRNYFPIYSFSQHTSNCPASSSNPVFLGR from the exons ATGAATCCGTTATTCGGCCCCAACCTCTTCCTCCTACAGCAGGAGCAGCAGGGCCTGGCCGGGCCGCTGGGGGACTCACTGGGAGGCGACCACTTCGCCGGGGGAGGAGACTTACCCCCGGCGCCTCTCTCGCCGGCCGGCCCTGCTGCCTACTCGCCCCCCGGGCCGGGCCCGGCCCCGCCTGCCGCCATGGCCCTCCGCAATGACCTGGGCTCCAACATCAACGTGCTCAAGACCCTGAACCTCCGGTTCCGCTGCTTCCTGGCCAAGGTGCATGAGCTGGAGCGCCGGAACCGGCTGTTGGAGAAGCAGCTGCAGCAAGCGCTGGAGGAGGGTAAGCAGGGCCGGCGGGGCCTGGGTCGTCGCGACCAGGCCGTGCAGACCGGCTTCGTCAGCCCCATCCGGCCCCTGGGGCTGCCGCTGGGCGCCCGGCCGGCCGCTGTCTGCAGCCCGTCGGCGCGGGTGCTGGGCTCGCCCGCGCGCTCTCCGGCCGGCCCCCTCGCGCCCTCCGCGGCCAGCCTCTCGTcgtcttccacctccacctccaccgcCTACTCCTCGTCTGCCCGCTTCATGCCCGGCACCATCTGGTCGTTCTCGCACGCCCGCCGGCTCGGGCCGGGACTGGAGCCCACTCTGGTGCAAGGGCCTGGCTTGTCGTGGGTGCACCCGGATGGGGTGGGCGTCCAAATCGACACCATCACGCCTGAGATCCGCGCGCTCTACAACGTGCTGGCCAAAGTGAAGCGGGAGCGGGACGAGTACAAGCGGAG GTGGGAAGAGGAGTACACGGTGCGGATCCAGCTGCAAGACCGTGTAAATGAGCTCCAGGAG gaagcccaggaggctgatgcctgCCAGGAGGAGCTGGCACTGAAGGTGGAACAGTTGAAGGCTGAGCTGGTGGTCTTCAAGGGGCTCATGAGTAAC AACCTGTCGGAGCTGGACACCAAGATCCAGGAGAAAGCCATGAAGGTGGATATGGACATCTGCCGCCGCATCGACATCACTGCCAAGCTCTGCGATGTGGCTCAGCAGCGCAACTGCGAGGACATGATCCAGATGTTCCAG GTCCCATCCATGGGGGGGCGGAAGCGGGAGCGCAAGGCTGCCGTCGAGGAGGACACCTCCCTGTCGGAGAGTGAGGGGCCCCGCCAGCCCGATGGGGATGAGGAGGAGAGCACAGCCCTCAGCATCAACGAGGAGATGCAGCGCATGCTCAACCAGCT GAGGGAGTATGATTTTGAGGACGACTGTGACAGCCTGACTTGGGAGGAGACTGAGGAGACCCTGCTGCTTTGGGAGGATTTCTCAGGCTATGCCATGGCAGCTGCAGAGGCCCAGGGAGAG CAGGAAGATAGCCTGGAGAAGGTGATTAAAGATACGGAGTCCCTGTTCAAAACCCGGGAGAAGGAGTATCAGGAGACCATTGACCAGATAGAG atcaaAGTTCACCTTGGGTACCTGAAGCCGTGGAAAGTGAAACCAGTGGATAAGGAGGgagtgactttatttttattgctctcACATTGGATGTGTTTGAGAAAGAAGTCGAGAAATTATTTTCCTATATACTCATTCTCCCAACACACATCAAACTGTCCTGCTTCTTCATCAAACCCGGTTTTCTTGGGCAGGTAA
- the LOC105484186 gene encoding non-homologous end joining factor IFFO1 isoform X3, protein MNPLFGPNLFLLQQEQQGLAGPLGDSLGGDHFAGGGDLPPAPLSPAGPAAYSPPGPGPAPPAAMALRNDLGSNINVLKTLNLRFRCFLAKVHELERRNRLLEKQLQQALEEGKQGRRGLGRRDQAVQTGFVSPIRPLGLPLGARPAAVCSPSARVLGSPARSPAGPLAPSAASLSSSSTSTSTAYSSSARFMPGTIWSFSHARRLGPGLEPTLVQGPGLSWVHPDGVGVQIDTITPEIRALYNVLAKVKRERDEYKRRWEEEYTVRIQLQDRVNELQEEAQEADACQEELALKVEQLKAELVVFKGLMSNNLSELDTKIQEKAMKVDMDICRRIDITAKLCDVAQQRNCEDMIQMFQVPSMGGRKRERKAAVEEDTSLSESEGPRQPDGDEEESTALSINEEMQRMLNQLREYDFEDDCDSLTWEETEETLLLWEDFSGYAMAAAEAQGEQQEDSLEKVIKDTESLFKTREKEYQETIDQIEIKVHLGYLKPWKVKPVDKEGVTLFLLLSHWMCLRKKSRNYFPIYSFSQHTSNCPASSSNPVFLGR, encoded by the exons ATGAATCCGTTATTCGGCCCCAACCTCTTCCTCCTACAGCAGGAGCAGCAGGGCCTGGCCGGGCCGCTGGGGGACTCACTGGGAGGCGACCACTTCGCCGGGGGAGGAGACTTACCCCCGGCGCCTCTCTCGCCGGCCGGCCCTGCTGCCTACTCGCCCCCCGGGCCGGGCCCGGCCCCGCCTGCCGCCATGGCCCTCCGCAATGACCTGGGCTCCAACATCAACGTGCTCAAGACCCTGAACCTCCGGTTCCGCTGCTTCCTGGCCAAGGTGCATGAGCTGGAGCGCCGGAACCGGCTGTTGGAGAAGCAGCTGCAGCAAGCGCTGGAGGAGGGTAAGCAGGGCCGGCGGGGCCTGGGTCGTCGCGACCAGGCCGTGCAGACCGGCTTCGTCAGCCCCATCCGGCCCCTGGGGCTGCCGCTGGGCGCCCGGCCGGCCGCTGTCTGCAGCCCGTCGGCGCGGGTGCTGGGCTCGCCCGCGCGCTCTCCGGCCGGCCCCCTCGCGCCCTCCGCGGCCAGCCTCTCGTcgtcttccacctccacctccaccgcCTACTCCTCGTCTGCCCGCTTCATGCCCGGCACCATCTGGTCGTTCTCGCACGCCCGCCGGCTCGGGCCGGGACTGGAGCCCACTCTGGTGCAAGGGCCTGGCTTGTCGTGGGTGCACCCGGATGGGGTGGGCGTCCAAATCGACACCATCACGCCTGAGATCCGCGCGCTCTACAACGTGCTGGCCAAAGTGAAGCGGGAGCGGGACGAGTACAAGCGGAG GTGGGAAGAGGAGTACACGGTGCGGATCCAGCTGCAAGACCGTGTAAATGAGCTCCAGGAG gaagcccaggaggctgatgcctgCCAGGAGGAGCTGGCACTGAAGGTGGAACAGTTGAAGGCTGAGCTGGTGGTCTTCAAGGGGCTCATGAGTAAC AACCTGTCGGAGCTGGACACCAAGATCCAGGAGAAAGCCATGAAGGTGGATATGGACATCTGCCGCCGCATCGACATCACTGCCAAGCTCTGCGATGTGGCTCAGCAGCGCAACTGCGAGGACATGATCCAGATGTTCCAG GTCCCATCCATGGGGGGGCGGAAGCGGGAGCGCAAGGCTGCCGTCGAGGAGGACACCTCCCTGTCGGAGAGTGAGGGGCCCCGCCAGCCCGATGGGGATGAGGAGGAGAGCACAGCCCTCAGCATCAACGAGGAGATGCAGCGCATGCTCAACCAGCT GAGGGAGTATGATTTTGAGGACGACTGTGACAGCCTGACTTGGGAGGAGACTGAGGAGACCCTGCTGCTTTGGGAGGATTTCTCAGGCTATGCCATGGCAGCTGCAGAGGCCCAGGGAGAG CAGCAGGAAGATAGCCTGGAGAAGGTGATTAAAGATACGGAGTCCCTGTTCAAAACCCGGGAGAAGGAGTATCAGGAGACCATTGACCAGATAGAG atcaaAGTTCACCTTGGGTACCTGAAGCCGTGGAAAGTGAAACCAGTGGATAAGGAGGgagtgactttatttttattgctctcACATTGGATGTGTTTGAGAAAGAAGTCGAGAAATTATTTTCCTATATACTCATTCTCCCAACACACATCAAACTGTCCTGCTTCTTCATCAAACCCGGTTTTCTTGGGCAGGTAA